The following are from one region of the Pueribacillus theae genome:
- the dnaG gene encoding DNA primase has product MGNRIPEETIEKIRRTVDIVDIVSEYIPLKKQGRNYFGLCPFHGEKTPSFSVAPDKQIFHCFGCKAGGNVYTFLMDIEGWSFLEAVHHLAEKAGIDVPKNVDSQAPAGGNSKHLDTMKKMHGLLAKLYHYCLTETDFGKDALAYLDKRGIAKNTIETFQIGFSPDSWEFSTSFLARRGFSLDDAEKAGLLSKRNFDGKLFDRFRNRIMFPIQNAKGETIAFGARILGKGEPKYLNSPETPIFNKSKTLYGLHLARSSIRSKRQAVLFEGYIDVISAWKAGVTNAVATLGTSLTEEQAKQIRRTAETVVVCYDSDEAGVSAALRASEVLESAGCYVKIAKMPDGYDPDDYIQTYGPKKFLGEVIAQASTQMSFKMETLRRGKNLLDEGERIRYVEEVLQEISRLPKAVERDHYLRQLADEFSLSLDALKKQQFQYYLQSKRKMDKDFNMRNAKSEKSLAANRLLPAYQNAERLLLAHMMKSDEVAYKVREAIGGSFNVEAHSALAAYIYAFYEKGYLPNVSALLETIDDKQVLQTASELAIIELNDELSDEELQDYIHSVETYPKWLSIKEKVKEKNEAERRNDFIAAAQIAKEIIEMKKALKMDKHGLP; this is encoded by the coding sequence ATGGGAAATCGAATTCCTGAAGAAACGATTGAAAAAATTCGCCGCACGGTTGACATTGTTGACATTGTCTCTGAGTACATTCCGCTCAAAAAGCAAGGCAGAAATTATTTCGGTTTATGCCCATTTCACGGTGAAAAAACACCCTCGTTTTCAGTAGCGCCAGACAAACAAATTTTTCATTGTTTTGGGTGTAAAGCAGGAGGAAATGTTTATACTTTTTTGATGGATATTGAAGGCTGGTCATTTTTGGAGGCCGTTCACCATCTGGCGGAAAAGGCAGGAATCGATGTTCCGAAGAACGTTGATAGCCAGGCGCCAGCAGGAGGCAACTCCAAACATTTGGACACCATGAAAAAGATGCATGGCCTGCTTGCTAAACTTTATCACTACTGCCTTACTGAAACAGACTTTGGCAAAGACGCACTTGCTTATTTGGATAAACGAGGCATTGCCAAAAATACGATCGAAACGTTTCAAATTGGATTTTCGCCGGACTCCTGGGAATTTTCAACAAGTTTTCTAGCAAGAAGAGGCTTCTCTTTGGATGATGCTGAAAAAGCCGGGCTTTTATCAAAACGAAATTTTGACGGTAAACTGTTTGACCGCTTTCGAAATCGGATCATGTTTCCAATCCAAAACGCGAAAGGCGAAACCATCGCGTTCGGAGCAAGAATCCTTGGAAAAGGCGAACCGAAATATTTAAATAGCCCGGAAACACCGATTTTTAATAAAAGCAAAACGTTATATGGACTTCATTTGGCGCGCTCAAGTATTCGCTCTAAACGCCAAGCTGTGCTCTTTGAAGGATATATCGATGTCATTTCTGCCTGGAAAGCCGGTGTAACCAATGCGGTTGCGACGCTTGGCACTTCTCTTACAGAGGAGCAGGCGAAACAGATTCGAAGAACAGCTGAAACAGTAGTTGTTTGCTACGATTCAGATGAAGCCGGAGTGTCAGCCGCTCTCCGGGCGTCGGAAGTCCTTGAAAGCGCTGGTTGTTATGTAAAAATCGCTAAAATGCCCGATGGCTATGACCCAGACGATTATATTCAGACATACGGTCCAAAAAAATTTCTTGGTGAAGTCATTGCGCAGGCGTCGACACAAATGTCTTTTAAAATGGAGACGCTTCGCCGTGGGAAAAACCTTTTGGATGAAGGGGAACGTATTCGTTATGTCGAAGAAGTGCTGCAAGAAATTAGCCGTCTTCCAAAGGCGGTTGAACGCGACCACTATTTAAGACAGCTTGCCGATGAATTCTCCCTTTCCCTAGACGCTCTTAAGAAGCAGCAATTTCAATATTATTTGCAGTCGAAAAGAAAAATGGATAAAGACTTTAATATGAGAAATGCTAAGTCAGAGAAAAGTTTAGCGGCAAACCGCCTTTTGCCAGCTTACCAAAATGCTGAACGTTTACTTTTAGCCCATATGATGAAAAGCGATGAAGTTGCATATAAAGTAAGAGAAGCAATTGGCGGTTCATTCAACGTTGAAGCGCACAGTGCGTTGGCAGCCTATATTTACGCTTTTTATGAAAAGGGCTATCTTCCGAATGTCAGTGCTTTATTGGAAACGATTGATGATAAACAAGTACTTCAAACAGCATCAGAGCTGGCAATTATCGAACTCAATGATGAGTTATCCGATGAAGAGCTTCAAGATTATATCCATTCGGTTGAAACTTATCCAAAATGGCTAAGTATAAAAGAAAAAGTGAAAGAGAAGAATGAAGCTGAGCGAAGAAATGATTTTATTGCAGCTGCCCAAATCGCAAAAGAAATTATCGAAATGAAAAAAGCTTTGAAAATGGATAAACATGGGTTGCCATAA
- a CDS encoding YqzL family protein translates to MLDFTWKFFCMTGNIDTYLLFKEMEGFNELDNEVQVEDETENGSTLH, encoded by the coding sequence TTGTTAGATTTCACTTGGAAGTTTTTTTGTATGACAGGAAACATCGATACCTATCTGCTTTTTAAAGAAATGGAAGGTTTCAACGAACTTGATAACGAAGTACAAGTTGAGGATGAGACTGAAAATGGTTCCACTTTGCATTGA
- a CDS encoding pyruvate, water dikinase regulatory protein translates to MTDNHNGRVVVYVISDSVGETADLVVKAAASQFQSTDIEVRRVPYVEDRETVREIVSLAKEAGAIIAFTLVLPEIKKYLLELAEESKVKAVDIIGPMMNTLESLIKKQPLQEPGLVHKLDEEYFRKIEAIEFAVKYDDGRDPRGILRADIVLIGVSRTSKTPLSQYLALKRLKVANVPIVPEVRPPEELFKVPVNKCIGLKISPEKLNHIRKERLKALGLNADANYAKLDRIKKELAYFDEVTEKIGCGVIDVSNKAVEETANLILKHYKH, encoded by the coding sequence ATGACAGATAATCATAACGGGCGAGTCGTTGTTTACGTCATATCTGATTCAGTGGGTGAAACGGCAGATTTAGTCGTAAAAGCCGCAGCAAGCCAATTTCAATCGACTGACATTGAAGTGAGAAGGGTGCCTTATGTCGAAGATAGAGAAACCGTACGTGAAATCGTCTCTTTGGCAAAAGAGGCTGGCGCAATCATTGCTTTTACACTTGTCTTGCCGGAAATAAAGAAATATTTGTTAGAACTCGCTGAAGAATCTAAAGTTAAGGCAGTGGATATTATCGGGCCAATGATGAATACGCTGGAATCCCTTATTAAAAAGCAACCACTCCAAGAACCCGGTCTCGTCCATAAACTAGATGAAGAATATTTCCGTAAAATTGAAGCCATTGAATTCGCGGTCAAATATGATGACGGACGGGATCCGAGAGGAATATTGCGTGCCGATATTGTTTTAATTGGCGTATCCCGCACATCGAAAACGCCGCTTTCTCAATATTTGGCCCTTAAACGCTTGAAGGTTGCAAATGTTCCAATCGTTCCAGAGGTGCGGCCTCCTGAAGAATTGTTTAAAGTGCCAGTAAACAAATGCATTGGGTTAAAAATCAGTCCTGAAAAATTGAACCACATCCGCAAAGAACGGTTAAAGGCGCTTGGTTTGAATGCTGATGCGAACTATGCAAAGCTCGACCGTATTAAAAAAGAACTGGCATATTTTGATGAAGTTACTGAAAAAATTGGCTGCGGAGTTATCGATGTATCCAATAAGGCGGTTGAAGAGACAGCAAACCTTATTTTAAAACATTATAAACATTAA
- the ybeY gene encoding rRNA maturation RNase YbeY — protein sequence MVQPEECELVEKLLLTAAKLEQVTGAAEVSVTFVDNDRIQAINKEYRGIDQPTDVLSFALEEMEEDEIEVAGGNLPRLLGDIIISIPKARQQAEEYHHSFHRELGFLAVHGFLHLLGYDHMTEEDEKEMFTKQEGILDEFGLTR from the coding sequence ATGGTGCAACCCGAAGAATGTGAACTTGTCGAGAAGCTTCTTCTTACTGCAGCAAAATTAGAACAGGTAACAGGGGCTGCAGAAGTATCGGTCACCTTTGTCGACAATGACAGAATTCAAGCGATTAACAAAGAATACCGCGGTATTGATCAGCCGACTGATGTTTTATCATTTGCTCTTGAAGAGATGGAAGAGGATGAAATCGAAGTTGCAGGGGGAAATCTCCCTAGGCTTCTTGGCGATATCATCATCTCTATTCCAAAAGCAAGGCAGCAGGCAGAGGAATATCACCATTCGTTCCATAGAGAACTTGGATTTTTAGCTGTCCATGGCTTTTTACATTTGCTCGGTTACGATCATATGACAGAAGAAGATGAAAAAGAAATGTTTACAAAACAAGAGGGTATTCTTGATGAATTTGGGCTCACGCGGTAA
- a CDS encoding diacylglycerol kinase family protein has protein sequence MNLGSRGKKDYTLFDAFRSAFSGIIFSFKTERNMRIHLLAAIIVIVSGFFFSITNVEWMVLILVIAITIALELVNTAIENAVDLITAQEHPVAKAAKDIAAGAVLIFCIASVGIGLIIFIPYIIERFFM, from the coding sequence ATGAATTTGGGCTCACGCGGTAAAAAGGATTACACACTTTTTGATGCATTTCGCAGCGCCTTTTCCGGTATTATTTTTTCTTTTAAAACGGAGAGGAATATGCGTATCCATTTGCTGGCGGCGATCATTGTTATTGTCAGCGGCTTCTTTTTTTCGATTACGAATGTCGAGTGGATGGTTCTTATTTTGGTCATTGCCATTACCATTGCGCTTGAGCTTGTCAATACAGCAATTGAAAACGCAGTCGATTTGATCACAGCCCAGGAGCATCCGGTTGCCAAAGCTGCTAAAGATATTGCCGCTGGGGCGGTCCTTATCTTTTGTATCGCAAGTGTAGGAATTGGGCTAATCATTTTTATTCCTTATATCATTGAACGATTTTTTATGTAA
- a CDS encoding DUF188 domain-containing protein, with protein sequence MYRQSCKKGDIVLTIDLGLTALILPENVYAASPLGIMYTNNTSGIYPKKPSVLGKKKRIPKNTIWKFKSIYQRSKKFCQKKDFANISRIILLRIVACNE encoded by the coding sequence ATATATCGCCAATCGTGTAAAAAAGGAGATATTGTCTTGACAATTGATCTAGGCCTGACCGCTCTTATCCTTCCTGAAAACGTTTATGCCGCTTCACCTTTGGGTATTATGTACACGAACAATACGAGTGGCATCTATCCAAAAAAACCATCCGTTTTGGGAAAGAAGAAAAGGATCCCAAAAAATACAATTTGGAAATTTAAGTCGATTTATCAACGATCGAAAAAATTTTGTCAAAAGAAGGACTTTGCTAATATATCTAGAATCATATTACTTAGAATCGTAGCATGTAATGAATAA
- the era gene encoding GTPase Era — protein MDNENFKSGFVALIGRPNVGKSTLLNAILGQKVAIMSDKPQTTRNKIQGVYTTKEAQVIFIDTPGIHKPKHRLGEFMTKVAEKTLKEVDLVLFLVNAEEELGKGDEYIIERLKNIDRPIFLVINKIDKVHPDTLLPFIERYRNEIEYTEVIPISALNGNNVSTLLNEIINKLEVGPKYYPDDQISDHPEHFIVAEMIREKVLHLTREEVPHSVAVTIEQMKKRENKEIIDIHATIIVERASQKGIIIGKNGQMLRNIGTRARRDIEMILGNKVFLDLWVKVQEDWRNRGRLLKEYGFDSDQY, from the coding sequence ATGGATAATGAAAATTTCAAATCTGGTTTTGTTGCATTAATCGGCCGTCCAAATGTCGGAAAATCAACGCTTCTGAATGCCATTCTTGGCCAAAAAGTTGCCATTATGAGTGATAAGCCCCAAACCACTCGAAATAAAATTCAAGGTGTCTATACAACAAAAGAAGCTCAAGTGATTTTCATTGATACGCCGGGAATACACAAGCCTAAACATCGGCTTGGGGAATTTATGACAAAAGTTGCGGAAAAAACGTTAAAAGAAGTGGATCTCGTGCTTTTCTTAGTGAATGCGGAAGAAGAGTTGGGGAAAGGCGATGAGTACATTATTGAACGCCTAAAGAATATCGACCGCCCGATATTTTTAGTTATCAATAAAATTGACAAGGTCCATCCCGATACATTACTCCCATTCATTGAAAGGTACCGTAATGAAATCGAATATACTGAAGTCATCCCGATCTCTGCTTTAAACGGCAACAATGTTTCGACTCTTTTAAATGAAATCATCAATAAACTGGAAGTTGGGCCGAAATATTATCCGGATGATCAAATTTCAGATCACCCGGAACACTTCATCGTAGCTGAAATGATTCGTGAAAAAGTACTTCACTTAACACGTGAAGAAGTACCCCATTCTGTGGCGGTAACGATTGAACAAATGAAAAAACGGGAAAATAAAGAGATCATTGATATTCACGCAACGATTATCGTCGAAAGAGCTTCTCAAAAAGGGATTATTATCGGCAAAAACGGCCAAATGCTTCGTAATATTGGTACCCGGGCAAGGCGTGATATTGAAATGATTCTCGGCAATAAAGTATTTCTTGATCTTTGGGTAAAAGTTCAAGAAGATTGGAGAAACCGAGGGAGATTGTTAAAGGAGTATGGCTTTGACAGCGATCAATACTGA
- the rpoD gene encoding RNA polymerase sigma factor RpoD, producing the protein MAENPMRQEAEGDLTIDQVKEQVVELGKKTGILTYSTISEKLASFEQEPEQMDEFYDFLEEQGIEVIEDTDEPSLQEAEKEEEFDLNDLSVPPGVKINDPVRMYLKEIGRVDLLSAEEEIELAKRIEQGDEEAKRRLAEANLRLVVSIAKRYVGRGMLFLDLIQEGNMGLIKAVEKFDYRKGFKFSTYATWWIRQAITRAIADQARTIRIPVHMVETINKLIRVQRQLLQDLGREPTPEEIGKEMDLSTEKVREILKIAQEPVSLETPIGEEDDSHLGDFIEDQEALAPSDAAAYELLKEQLEDVLDTLTDREENVLRLRFGLDDGRTRTLEEVGKVFGVTRERIRQIEAKALRKLRHPSRSKRLKDFLD; encoded by the coding sequence ATGGCAGAGAATCCAATGCGGCAAGAAGCAGAAGGTGATCTAACCATCGATCAAGTAAAGGAACAAGTCGTTGAACTTGGCAAAAAAACAGGTATTTTAACTTATTCTACTATTTCCGAGAAGCTCGCTTCATTTGAACAAGAACCCGAACAAATGGATGAGTTTTATGACTTTCTGGAAGAACAGGGCATCGAAGTGATAGAAGATACGGATGAGCCTAGTTTGCAGGAGGCTGAGAAAGAAGAAGAATTTGATTTAAATGATTTAAGTGTTCCGCCAGGAGTAAAAATCAACGATCCGGTTCGTATGTATTTAAAAGAAATTGGCCGAGTTGATTTATTATCAGCAGAGGAAGAAATTGAGCTTGCAAAGCGGATTGAACAAGGCGACGAAGAAGCAAAACGCCGCTTAGCTGAAGCGAATTTACGTCTCGTTGTCAGTATTGCAAAACGATACGTTGGCCGTGGCATGCTTTTCTTGGACTTAATTCAGGAAGGAAATATGGGATTAATTAAAGCCGTTGAGAAATTTGATTATCGCAAAGGCTTTAAGTTTAGTACGTATGCGACATGGTGGATTCGCCAAGCGATTACAAGGGCGATTGCGGATCAAGCCAGAACAATTCGCATTCCTGTCCATATGGTCGAAACAATTAATAAGCTCATCCGCGTACAAAGGCAGCTTTTGCAAGATTTAGGAAGAGAACCTACTCCAGAAGAAATTGGAAAAGAGATGGACTTATCTACCGAAAAAGTGCGTGAAATTCTTAAAATTGCCCAAGAACCAGTTTCTTTAGAAACGCCGATCGGCGAGGAAGACGATTCTCATCTCGGTGACTTCATTGAAGATCAAGAAGCTTTAGCCCCTTCAGATGCGGCGGCATATGAGCTTCTGAAGGAACAGCTTGAAGACGTACTTGACACATTGACAGACCGTGAAGAAAATGTCTTGCGCCTGCGTTTTGGTTTAGACGATGGCAGAACACGGACGCTCGAAGAGGTCGGAAAAGTCTTCGGAGTCACCCGGGAACGAATCCGTCAAATCGAGGCGAAAGCGTTAAGAAAATTACGCCATCCGAGCCGAAGCAAACGTCTAAAAGATTTTCTCGATTAA
- the recO gene encoding DNA repair protein RecO, with protein MLKKGEGIIIRTTDYGESNKILTVYTKEFGKIGMMARGAKKPNSRLSSVSQLFTYGSFLYHSSRGLGTLSQGEAIHSFRAIREDLFKTAYAAYTVELIDKLTEENVPNPSLFKLLYHTLYYINENYDMEVVTFIFETKMLAVAGIAPYLDGCVNCKREEGPFAFSVREGGFLCQRCFYLDDNRIPLTEASQKLLRLFLHFNLKRLGTISLKEKTKQEIKLILDKYYEAYSGLYIKSKRFLEQLDKL; from the coding sequence GTGTTAAAGAAAGGCGAAGGGATTATCATTCGTACGACCGATTACGGTGAGTCGAATAAAATTCTCACAGTTTATACGAAAGAATTCGGGAAAATAGGCATGATGGCGAGAGGCGCAAAAAAACCGAATAGCCGCCTCTCTTCTGTTTCACAATTGTTTACATATGGCAGTTTTTTATATCATTCATCAAGAGGTCTTGGCACATTATCTCAAGGAGAGGCCATCCACTCATTTCGTGCGATCCGGGAAGATTTATTTAAAACGGCTTATGCAGCATATACCGTGGAATTAATCGATAAATTAACAGAGGAAAATGTTCCGAATCCATCGCTTTTCAAATTGCTCTATCATACGCTTTATTATATTAATGAAAATTATGATATGGAAGTCGTCACATTTATATTTGAAACGAAAATGCTTGCCGTTGCAGGTATTGCACCATATTTGGATGGATGTGTGAATTGCAAAAGAGAAGAAGGGCCCTTTGCTTTTTCGGTTAGAGAAGGCGGGTTTCTATGCCAGCGTTGCTTCTATTTGGACGATAACCGCATTCCACTAACTGAAGCTTCCCAAAAATTATTAAGGCTCTTTTTGCATTTTAATTTAAAAAGGCTTGGAACGATTTCATTAAAAGAAAAAACAAAACAAGAAATTAAGCTTATTCTTGATAAATATTATGAAGCTTATTCGGGTTTGTACATAAAATCAAAACGGTTTTTAGAGCAGCTAGACAAGTTATAA
- a CDS encoding helix-turn-helix transcriptional regulator produces MELSKRQEQILQIVKDKAPITGEKIAELLNLTRATLRPDLAILTMAGYLDARPRVGYFYTGKTGSQLLTEKIKKIKVHEFQSLPVVVQESASVYDAITTMFLEDVGTLFIVDEKSKLAGVVSRKDLLRASLGQQNLNQIPVNIIMTRMPNVAVCYKDDHLIEVARQLIERQIDAMPVVEKIDNDGFEVIGRVTKTNITKALVDLAVDELI; encoded by the coding sequence ATCGAACTTTCGAAACGACAAGAACAAATTTTGCAAATCGTGAAAGACAAAGCGCCAATAACCGGCGAAAAAATTGCAGAATTGTTAAATTTAACGAGAGCGACGCTTCGCCCCGATTTGGCAATCTTGACGATGGCTGGCTATCTTGACGCAAGGCCTAGGGTTGGGTATTTTTATACCGGCAAAACCGGCTCCCAGCTTTTAACAGAAAAAATTAAAAAAATTAAAGTCCATGAATTTCAGTCTCTCCCTGTTGTCGTACAAGAATCAGCTTCTGTTTATGATGCGATTACCACAATGTTTCTTGAAGATGTCGGTACATTATTTATTGTAGATGAAAAATCGAAACTAGCTGGAGTTGTATCGAGAAAAGATTTGCTTCGGGCAAGCCTCGGCCAACAAAATTTAAACCAAATCCCGGTTAATATTATTATGACAAGGATGCCGAATGTAGCTGTTTGTTATAAAGATGACCATCTCATAGAGGTTGCCAGGCAATTAATCGAAAGACAAATCGATGCGATGCCAGTCGTTGAAAAAATAGATAATGATGGATTTGAAGTCATTGGGAGAGTGACAAAAACAAATATTACGAAAGCTCTAGTCGATTTAGCGGTCGATGAACTTATCTGA
- a CDS encoding cytidine deaminase has translation MKEKLIEAAKKARHLAYAPYSNFPVGAALMGENGKIYMGGNIENAAFSLCNCAERTVLFKAYSEGEKRYAALAVAAKTDQPVSPCGACRQVMAELCEPDMPVFLTNGKGEAYETTVSKLLPYAFSRKDLNNG, from the coding sequence ATGAAGGAAAAATTAATTGAAGCTGCGAAAAAAGCAAGACATCTTGCCTATGCCCCGTATTCGAATTTTCCCGTTGGGGCAGCGCTCATGGGAGAGAACGGAAAAATTTACATGGGCGGCAACATTGAAAATGCTGCTTTCAGCTTATGCAACTGTGCAGAAAGAACGGTATTGTTTAAAGCTTATTCCGAAGGGGAAAAACGCTATGCTGCACTTGCCGTTGCCGCAAAAACGGATCAGCCGGTTTCGCCATGTGGCGCATGCCGGCAAGTGATGGCCGAACTATGTGAACCTGACATGCCAGTTTTCTTAACGAATGGTAAAGGAGAAGCTTATGAAACAACAGTGTCTAAACTACTTCCATATGCTTTTTCAAGAAAGGATTTGAACAATGGATAA